The following are encoded in a window of Oncorhynchus mykiss isolate Arlee chromosome 11, USDA_OmykA_1.1, whole genome shotgun sequence genomic DNA:
- the LOC110536144 gene encoding THO complex subunit 5 homolog isoform X2, with product MSDALKKRKSKVLRSEMGTPEVKRGRGEGDQDVRVYSEEVELDGRDPEEDYQQYKLTCEALAQLMNDIQELKANGAKDGCAEVEQKRMQSCIHFMSLKKLNRLAHMRLKRGRDQTHEGKQRVDVLHLQLQNLLYEVMHLQKEISKCLEFKSKHEEIDLVSVDEFYQEAPPEVSRTPLTKDDTHQLTLARLDWELEQRKRLAEQYKESLSSKEKIQKGIEVKKEHLSSLQPGLNAIMQASLPVQEYLSMPFEQTQRQTEIARHLPTSLYVLLVQASAYGQACDKSLSVSISGDVDEAKALSKPPEDSQDDDSGDSDAEEEQEKTKRRRPTTGGQLDDKRREMLKRHPLSLCLDLRCKDGSVLHLFFYYLMNLNIMTVKAKVSTATDLTGAISAGELLNSGTLLNCLYANDQGCETPNPSNRYQFDKVGISSFGDYVAEMGHPYLWVQSLGGLKFPSDAPEGLHAGSSLSASHMESTMKLLRGRVLSRMALHKQFSSLEHSIVPVSSECKHLFPAKVLSRLARWTTITHQEYTNLVFTQHVSEAGLARETDLFFMAVLERGTARLQAAVVLNPRYPVISPLFAVSISWKGERSGRTDDNLRAMESEVNVFKSELQGPRPGHQLLTNQVARLGVCLDVYLETDGQDDSVEGPREFPREKMCLRTVRGPNRLKPFKYNHPQGFFSHR from the exons ATGTCTGACGCCCTGAAGAAGCGCAAGTCGAAGGTTCTCCGCAGCGAGATGGGCACACCGGAGGTGAAACGTGGCCGTGGAGAGGGGGACCAG gatGTACGTGTGTATAGTGAGGAGGTGGAGCTGGATGGCAGGGACCCAGAGGAGGACTACCAGCAGTATAAActaacctgtgaagctctggccCAACTGATGAACGATATCCAGGAGCTGAAAGCCAACGGCGCCAAGGATGGG TGTGCTGAGGTAGAACAGAAGAGGATGCAGAGCTGTATCCACTTTATGAGTCTGAAGAAACTCAACCGCCTGGCTCACATGAGActgaagagggggagagaccagacgcatgag GGCAAGCAGAGAGTAGATGTGTTGCACCTGCAGCTCCAGAACCTGCTCTATGAGGTCATGCACCTGCAGAAGGAGATTAGCAAGTGTCTGGAGTTCAA gtcaaAGCATGAGGAGATAGATCTTGTGAGTGTAGATGAGTTCTACCAGGAGGCCCCCCCTGAGGTATCCCGCACCCCCCTCACCAAGGACGACACCCACCAACTCACGCTGGCCAGGCTGGACTGGGAACTGGAGCAAAGGAAGAG gctggcTGAGCAGTACAAGGAGTCTCTCTCCAGTAAGGAGAAGATCCAGAAAGGCATTGAGGTGAAGAAGGAACACCTGAGTTCTCTACAGCCTGGACTCAACGCTATCATGCAG GCATCCCTCCCAGTCCAGGAGTATCTCTCCATGCCATTTGAACAGACCCAGAGACAGACCGAGATCGCCCGCcaccttcccacctctctctatgtCCTACTGGTACAGGCCAGTGCTTACGGACAGGCCTGCG ataAGAGCCTGAGTGTGTCCATCAGTGGAGACGTGGACGAGGCCAAAGCTCTGTCTAAACCTCCAGAGGACTCCCAGG ATGATGATTCTGGGGATTCTGATGcagaggaggaacaggagaaaACG aagaggaggagacctaCTACAGGTGGACAGCTGGATGATAAGAGACGTGAAATGCTGAAGAGACACCCTCTATCCCTCTGCCTAGACCTCAGATgcaaag ACGGCAGTGTGCTGCATCTGTTCTTCTACTACCTGATGAACCTGAACATCATGACTGTCAAGGCCAAAGTCTCCACCGCCACAGATCTCACTGGAGCCATCAGCGccgg GGAGCTGTTAAACTCTGGCACGCTGCTCAACTGCCTGTATGCCAACGACCAGGGGTGCGAAACGCCCAACCCCTCTAACCGCTACCAGTTTGATAAAGTGGG GATCAGTTCATTTGGAGATTACGTGGCAGAAATGGGTCATCCCTACCTGTGGGTGCAGAGTCTGGGAGGACTGAAGTTCCCCAGTGATGCCCCAGAG GGTTTGCATGCAGGCAGTTCTCTGAGTGCCAGTCACATGGAAAGCACCATGAAGCTGCTGAGAGGACGAGTCCTGTCACGCATGGCCCTGCACAAACAGTTCTCCTCACTAG AGCACAGTATTGTTCCAGTGTCCAGTGAGTGCAAGCACCTGTTCCCTGCTAAGGTTCTCTCTCGCCTGGCTCGCTGGACTACCATCACACACCAGGAGTACACG AATCTGGTGTTCACGCAGCATGTGTCAGAAGCAGGTCTGGCTCGGGAAACTGACCTCTTCTTCATGGCCGTGTTGGAGAGAGGAACAG CTCGTCTTCAGGCTGCGGTGGTGTTGAACCCCCGTTACCCAGTCATTTCTCCTCTCTTCGCTGTCTCAATCAGCTGGAAGGGGGAGCGCAGTGGACGTACTGACGACAACCTTCGA GCCATGGAGAGTGAGGTGAACGTTTTCAAATCAGAGCTCCAGGGGCCCCGCCCAGGCCACCAGCTGCTGACCAATCAGGTAGCtcgtctgggtgtctgtctggatGTGTACCTGGAAACTGATGGACAGGACGACAGTGTGGAGGGACCACGGGAGTTCCCCAGAGAGAAGATGTGTCTACGCACTGTCag
- the LOC110536144 gene encoding THO complex subunit 5 homolog isoform X1: MSDALKKRKSKVLRSEMGTPEVKRGRGEGDQVSTGEERGGQQDVRVYSEEVELDGRDPEEDYQQYKLTCEALAQLMNDIQELKANGAKDGCAEVEQKRMQSCIHFMSLKKLNRLAHMRLKRGRDQTHEGKQRVDVLHLQLQNLLYEVMHLQKEISKCLEFKSKHEEIDLVSVDEFYQEAPPEVSRTPLTKDDTHQLTLARLDWELEQRKRLAEQYKESLSSKEKIQKGIEVKKEHLSSLQPGLNAIMQASLPVQEYLSMPFEQTQRQTEIARHLPTSLYVLLVQASAYGQACDKSLSVSISGDVDEAKALSKPPEDSQDDDSGDSDAEEEQEKTKRRRPTTGGQLDDKRREMLKRHPLSLCLDLRCKDGSVLHLFFYYLMNLNIMTVKAKVSTATDLTGAISAGELLNSGTLLNCLYANDQGCETPNPSNRYQFDKVGISSFGDYVAEMGHPYLWVQSLGGLKFPSDAPEGLHAGSSLSASHMESTMKLLRGRVLSRMALHKQFSSLEHSIVPVSSECKHLFPAKVLSRLARWTTITHQEYTNLVFTQHVSEAGLARETDLFFMAVLERGTARLQAAVVLNPRYPVISPLFAVSISWKGERSGRTDDNLRAMESEVNVFKSELQGPRPGHQLLTNQVARLGVCLDVYLETDGQDDSVEGPREFPREKMCLRTVRGPNRLKPFKYNHPQGFFSHR; the protein is encoded by the exons ATGTCTGACGCCCTGAAGAAGCGCAAGTCGAAGGTTCTCCGCAGCGAGATGGGCACACCGGAGGTGAAACGTGGCCGTGGAGAGGGGGACCAGGTGagcactggagaggagaggggtggacagcAG gatGTACGTGTGTATAGTGAGGAGGTGGAGCTGGATGGCAGGGACCCAGAGGAGGACTACCAGCAGTATAAActaacctgtgaagctctggccCAACTGATGAACGATATCCAGGAGCTGAAAGCCAACGGCGCCAAGGATGGG TGTGCTGAGGTAGAACAGAAGAGGATGCAGAGCTGTATCCACTTTATGAGTCTGAAGAAACTCAACCGCCTGGCTCACATGAGActgaagagggggagagaccagacgcatgag GGCAAGCAGAGAGTAGATGTGTTGCACCTGCAGCTCCAGAACCTGCTCTATGAGGTCATGCACCTGCAGAAGGAGATTAGCAAGTGTCTGGAGTTCAA gtcaaAGCATGAGGAGATAGATCTTGTGAGTGTAGATGAGTTCTACCAGGAGGCCCCCCCTGAGGTATCCCGCACCCCCCTCACCAAGGACGACACCCACCAACTCACGCTGGCCAGGCTGGACTGGGAACTGGAGCAAAGGAAGAG gctggcTGAGCAGTACAAGGAGTCTCTCTCCAGTAAGGAGAAGATCCAGAAAGGCATTGAGGTGAAGAAGGAACACCTGAGTTCTCTACAGCCTGGACTCAACGCTATCATGCAG GCATCCCTCCCAGTCCAGGAGTATCTCTCCATGCCATTTGAACAGACCCAGAGACAGACCGAGATCGCCCGCcaccttcccacctctctctatgtCCTACTGGTACAGGCCAGTGCTTACGGACAGGCCTGCG ataAGAGCCTGAGTGTGTCCATCAGTGGAGACGTGGACGAGGCCAAAGCTCTGTCTAAACCTCCAGAGGACTCCCAGG ATGATGATTCTGGGGATTCTGATGcagaggaggaacaggagaaaACG aagaggaggagacctaCTACAGGTGGACAGCTGGATGATAAGAGACGTGAAATGCTGAAGAGACACCCTCTATCCCTCTGCCTAGACCTCAGATgcaaag ACGGCAGTGTGCTGCATCTGTTCTTCTACTACCTGATGAACCTGAACATCATGACTGTCAAGGCCAAAGTCTCCACCGCCACAGATCTCACTGGAGCCATCAGCGccgg GGAGCTGTTAAACTCTGGCACGCTGCTCAACTGCCTGTATGCCAACGACCAGGGGTGCGAAACGCCCAACCCCTCTAACCGCTACCAGTTTGATAAAGTGGG GATCAGTTCATTTGGAGATTACGTGGCAGAAATGGGTCATCCCTACCTGTGGGTGCAGAGTCTGGGAGGACTGAAGTTCCCCAGTGATGCCCCAGAG GGTTTGCATGCAGGCAGTTCTCTGAGTGCCAGTCACATGGAAAGCACCATGAAGCTGCTGAGAGGACGAGTCCTGTCACGCATGGCCCTGCACAAACAGTTCTCCTCACTAG AGCACAGTATTGTTCCAGTGTCCAGTGAGTGCAAGCACCTGTTCCCTGCTAAGGTTCTCTCTCGCCTGGCTCGCTGGACTACCATCACACACCAGGAGTACACG AATCTGGTGTTCACGCAGCATGTGTCAGAAGCAGGTCTGGCTCGGGAAACTGACCTCTTCTTCATGGCCGTGTTGGAGAGAGGAACAG CTCGTCTTCAGGCTGCGGTGGTGTTGAACCCCCGTTACCCAGTCATTTCTCCTCTCTTCGCTGTCTCAATCAGCTGGAAGGGGGAGCGCAGTGGACGTACTGACGACAACCTTCGA GCCATGGAGAGTGAGGTGAACGTTTTCAAATCAGAGCTCCAGGGGCCCCGCCCAGGCCACCAGCTGCTGACCAATCAGGTAGCtcgtctgggtgtctgtctggatGTGTACCTGGAAACTGATGGACAGGACGACAGTGTGGAGGGACCACGGGAGTTCCCCAGAGAGAAGATGTGTCTACGCACTGTCag